A window of Numenius arquata chromosome 6, bNumArq3.hap1.1, whole genome shotgun sequence contains these coding sequences:
- the MGAT2 gene encoding alpha-1,6-mannosyl-glycoprotein 2-beta-N-acetylglucosaminyltransferase, producing MRLRIYKRKVLLLALALALCALALWGSGGGGGGGGGGGGGGGGRRRQQQQQQRGGTGTTGEPPRVSEPPPRRPAANASAASPAPPLLSENGTLSYRSLVYRLNFDQPVRNAGRFPAGAAAAADVVLVVQVHDRAEHLRLLLESLRRAAGVENVLLVLSHDLWAEELNRLAAGVDFCPVLQVFFPFSIQLYPREFPGHDPRDCPRDVGKAAALRMGCINAEYPDSFGHYREARFSQTKHHWWWKLHFVWERVRALREHAGPVLFLEEDHYLAPDFYHVLKKLWALRERECPECQIVSLGTYSPVRGGFAGRADKVEMKTWKSTEHNMGMAFGRDTYQKLIECTDAFCTYDDYNWDWTLQHLTVSCLPKFWKVLVPEIPRIFHTGDCGMHHKKSCRPSTQSAKIDSLLNSNQQYLFPETMSVSKRYSMAPLSPHVKNGGWGDIRDHELCKSYRRLQ from the coding sequence ATGCGGCTGCGGATCTACAAGCGGAAGGTGTTGCTGCTGGCGCTGGCGCTGGCCCTCTGCGCGCTGGCGCTGtggggaagcggcggcggcggcggaggaggaggaggaggaggaggaggcggcggcgggcggaggcggcagcagcagcagcagcagcggggcgGTACCGGTACCACTGGGGAACCGCCGAGGGTCAGcgagccgccgccgcgccgccccgctgcCAACGCCTCGGCCGCATCCCCGGCGCCGCCGCTTCTCAGCGAGAACGGGACGCTGAGTTACCGCTCGCTCGTTTACCGGCTGAACTTCGACCAGCCGGTGCGGAACGCCGGGCGCTTCccggcgggggccgccgccgccgccgacgtggtgctggtggtgcaggTGCACGATCGAGCCGAGCACCTGCGGCTGCTGCTGGAGTCGCTGCGGCGGGCGGCGGGAGTGGAGAAcgtgctgctggtgctgagccACGACCTGTGGGCCGAGGAGCTGAACCGGCTGGCGGCGGGGGTGGACTTCTGCCCCGTCCTGCAGGTCTTCTTCCCCTTCAGCATCCAGCTCTACCCCCGAGAGTTCCCCGGCCACGACCCCCGCGACTGCCCCCGCGACGTGGGCAAGGCGGCCGCCCTGCGCATGGGCTGCATCAACGCCGAGTACCCCGACTCCTTCGGGCACTACCGGGAAGCCCGTTTCTCCCAGACCAAGCACCACTGGTGGTGGAAGCTTCATTTCGTCTGGGAGAGGGTGCGGGCGCTGCGGGAACACGCCGGGCCCGTCCTCTTCTTGGAGGAGGACCACTACCTGGCGCCCGATTTCTACCACGTCCTCAAAAAGCTGTGGGCCCTGCGGGAGCGGGAATGCCCCGAGTGCCAGATCGTCTCCCTGGGCACCTACAGCCCCGTCCGCGGCGGCTTCGCCGGCCGCGCCGACAAGGTGGAGATGAAGACGTGGAAGTCCACCGAGCACAACATGGGTATGGCCTTCGGCAGAGACACCTACCAGAAGCTCATCGAGTGCACGGACGCCTTCTGCACCTACGATGACTACAACTGGGACTGGACTCTGCAGCACTTGACTGTCTCTTGTCTTCCAAAGTTCTGGAAAGTGCTGGTTCCCGAAATCCCCAGGATTTTTCACACGGGGGACTGTGGCATGCACCACAAGAAATCCTGCAGACCCTCCACCCAGAGTGCCAAAATCGACTCTCTCTTGAACAGCAACCAGCAGTACCTGTTCCCCGAAACCATGAGTGTCAGTAAAAGGTACTCCATGGCACCCCTGTCCCCTCACGTGAAAAACGGAGGGTGGGGAGATATTAGGGACCACGAACTCTGTAAAAGTTACCGCCGACTTCAGTGA
- the LRR1 gene encoding leucine-rich repeat protein 1, with translation MRLQCEVEVVSRLLPTCGLRGRGRGTRALLSLGRPPGRAPGGGVYLMVCTARDRVGARYKVQENIERFFTRFVEEGKATVRLREPAVDVCLSKANASNLKTFLSAVRLAHQGTDAGALPLSALVPAKTSEVEKPKAKMIITSRRDYPLTKNFPYSLEHLQASYCKLARIDTRVLCLKKLRKLDLSHNHIKQLPATIGDLVCLQELNLHDNHLESFSGALCNSTLQKSLQFLDLSQNKIKALPIQFCQLRELVNLKLDDNELIRLPFKIGQLDHLRFLSAARNKLPFLPSDFRKLCLENLDLFGNPFEQPNPLVPNIQLKIPLTLLECAARATINSRIPYGCHLLPSHLCEDLEVAKTCQCGGACLSSFIQITVTMNLHHVAHTVVLVDNMGGTEAPIICYFCSLDCYSQFLDRYLQSNG, from the exons atGCGGCTGCAGTGCGAGGTGGAGGTGGTCAGCCGGCTCCTGCCCACCTGCGGgctgcggggccgcggccgcGGTACCAGGGCCCTCCTCTCGCTCGGCCGCCCGCCCGGACGGGCTCCGGGCGGCGGGGTTTACCTCATGGTGTGCACGGCGAGGGACCGGGTCGGTGCTCGCTACAAG GTGCAGGAGAACATCGAGAGGTTCTTTACCCGCTTCGTGGAGGAGGGCAaggccaccgtgcgcctccgggagCCCGCCGTGGACGTCTGCCTCAGCAAG GCAAATGCCAGCAATTTAAAGACTTTCCTCTCAGCCGTGAGACTGGCTCACCAAGGGACGGACGCCGGAGCTCTCCCCCTCTCAGCTTTGGTACCAGCAAAGACGTCAGAAGTTGAAAAACCCAAGGCAAAAATGATCATAACTTCAAGAAGGGACTATCCTCTCACCAAAAACTTCCCGTATTCCCTCGAACATCTCCAAGCCTCCTACTGCAAACTTGCTCGCATCGACACGCGTGTACTTTGCCTGAAGAAACTCCGAAAACTAGACCTAAGTCACAATCACATCAAGCAGCTGCCAGCGACTATCGGTGACCTGGTCTGTCTTCAGGAGCTCAATCTGCACGACAATCACCTGGAGTCCTTCAGTGGGGCTCTGTGCAACTCCACCCTTCAGAAATCTCTTCAGTTCCTGGACCTCagccaaaacaaaatcaaagcactTCCCATTCAGTTTTGCCAGCTGCGAGAACTCGTTAATTTAAAGCTCGATGACAATGAGTTGATTAGGTTGCCATTCAAGATCGGCCAGTTAGACCATCTGCGCTTTCTGTCAGCGGCTCGAAACAAACTTCCCTTCTTGCCCAGTGATTTTAGGAAACTCTGTCTCGAGAACTTGGATCTCTTTGGAAATCCTTTTGAGCAGCCTAATCCGCTTGTTCCCAACATCCAACTGAAAATACCATTGACTTTATTGGAGTGTGCAGCAAGAGCAACCATAAATTCCAG AATCCCTTATGGTTgccatctccttccttcccacctctGTGAAGATCTGGAAGTGGCTAAAACGTGCCAGTGCGGGGGTGCCTGtctgagcagcttcattcagaTCACGGTGACCATGAACCTCCATCACGTGGCTCACACCGTGGTGCTGGTGGATAACATGGGAGGTACGGAAGCGCCCATCATCTGCTACTTCTGTTCCCTAGACTGCTATTCCCAGTTCCTGGACAGGTACCTGCAGAGCAACGGGTGA
- the RPS29 gene encoding small ribosomal subunit protein uS14 gives MGHQQLYWSHPRKFGQGSRSCRVCSNRHGLIRKYGLNMCRQCFRQYAKDIGFIKLD, from the exons ATGGGCCACCAGCAGCTCTACTGGAGTCACCCTAGGAAGTTCGGCCAGGGCTCCCGTTCCTG CCGCGTGTGCTCCAACCGCCACGGCCTCATCCGCAAGTACGGCCTGAACATGTGCCGGCAGTGCTTCCGCCAGTACGCCAAGGATATCGGCTTCATCAAG CTGGACTGA